The Salegentibacter mishustinae genome includes a window with the following:
- a CDS encoding RagB/SusD family nutrient uptake outer membrane protein, with the protein MINKFKYCVLILFAISITSCSEEFLDRTPTDAISAADALSSQENMQLVLNGIHRGLYSQSQTVFPGGNSARANNHYWVPMGDNLTGDLIHSANANNLSWRSVMQWNEHTDQTSLTTELLWYHRYNIILHANLLINGITEGDFAETEQLNSILGQAYTYRAYAYLSLVQHYAKGYLIGDPTSDPGVPLLFSSDSPFTSEPRSTVQEIYDQIGSDLESAISAFENGAERTGGGAEAKSQLNIDVAYGLKARWALSKGDWATAAEAAQIAREGYALLGEDDWKSGFNTNNLSEVIWGSHVIQAETTFFRSYFYLASNTFNGSQIRNNPKIADRRMVDAIPETDYRKNVFLPDAPNSNTSAANGNGGWENNTNPLYQTEEEFDAAIAEIKSTYGLVSGHNTHPYMHFKLKNANPGSIDPDDVIYMRASEMYLIEAEAKLMMDDLEGAKEALRPLAEARDSAWDADEFNTEEEFFEHIKFQWRLEMWGEGFGYTNHIRWDEGIDHAANGGSGASEVLYQEAFQIDKPSMNDDWIFQIPLAEINANPNLSSSDQN; encoded by the coding sequence ATGATAAATAAATTTAAATATTGTGTTCTGATATTATTTGCAATATCGATCACTTCCTGTAGCGAGGAATTCCTAGATAGAACGCCTACAGATGCAATCTCTGCAGCAGATGCACTGTCAAGTCAGGAAAATATGCAATTAGTACTTAATGGAATTCACCGTGGATTGTATTCCCAATCTCAAACGGTTTTTCCTGGAGGTAATTCTGCCAGAGCGAACAATCATTATTGGGTTCCTATGGGCGACAACCTAACTGGAGATCTAATCCATTCAGCGAACGCCAATAACCTTTCCTGGCGTTCTGTGATGCAGTGGAACGAACATACAGATCAGACTTCTTTAACCACAGAATTATTGTGGTATCACCGCTACAATATCATTCTTCACGCGAATCTATTGATCAATGGTATTACTGAGGGTGATTTTGCTGAAACTGAACAATTGAATTCGATCCTGGGCCAGGCTTACACTTATCGTGCATATGCCTACCTTTCTTTAGTTCAGCATTATGCCAAAGGATACTTAATTGGAGATCCTACTTCAGATCCTGGAGTTCCATTATTGTTTTCTTCAGATTCACCTTTTACAAGTGAGCCAAGGTCTACAGTTCAGGAAATTTATGACCAGATTGGCTCAGACCTTGAATCGGCTATTTCAGCTTTTGAAAATGGAGCCGAGAGAACTGGAGGTGGGGCCGAAGCTAAATCTCAATTAAACATAGACGTGGCTTATGGATTAAAAGCCAGATGGGCACTTTCTAAAGGAGACTGGGCAACAGCGGCCGAAGCTGCTCAAATAGCAAGAGAAGGTTACGCTCTACTAGGCGAAGACGACTGGAAATCTGGTTTCAATACAAACAACCTATCGGAAGTTATCTGGGGAAGTCACGTAATTCAAGCTGAAACCACGTTCTTTAGATCTTATTTTTACCTTGCCAGTAACACCTTCAACGGTAGTCAGATTAGAAACAACCCAAAAATCGCCGACCGTAGAATGGTAGATGCCATTCCGGAGACCGATTACAGGAAAAATGTTTTTCTTCCAGACGCACCAAATTCAAATACATCTGCAGCCAATGGCAATGGCGGTTGGGAAAATAACACAAATCCTCTTTATCAAACAGAGGAAGAATTTGATGCTGCCATAGCCGAAATTAAGAGTACGTACGGATTGGTTTCCGGTCACAACACACATCCGTATATGCATTTTAAATTAAAGAATGCTAATCCAGGTAGTATCGATCCAGATGATGTGATATATATGCGTGCTTCTGAAATGTACCTTATTGAGGCAGAAGCAAAGTTAATGATGGATGATCTTGAAGGAGCCAAAGAAGCATTACGCCCCCTGGCTGAGGCGAGGGATAGCGCTTGGGATGCAGACGAGTTTAACACCGAAGAAGAATTCTTTGAACACATCAAGTTTCAATGGAGATTAGAAATGTGGGGAGAAGGATTTGGATATACCAATCATATTAGATGGGATGAAGGTATAGACCACGCTGCCAATGGAGGTTCTGGAGCTTCTGAAGTTCTTTATCAAGAAGCATTTCAAATTGACAAACCCTCCATGAATGATGATTGGATATTTCAAATTCCTCTTGCAGAAATAAATGCCAATCCAAACTTAAGCTCTTCAGATCAGAATTAG